A part of Paenibacillus sp. sptzw28 genomic DNA contains:
- a CDS encoding ABC transporter ATP-binding protein, producing MEKRKQKADSNGRDSSPPSGNSSWASYRWVLSFLKPYKGKISLLFLTGAVAVAGETAAPKMIQFIIDEIMPNRNMHLFMLMLIVLLGMNIIMMAAKMARNLLQRILGESASRDVQHAIFTHLRRLGFAYYERHPAGESLSMMNTELLSVMQIYRMYLPGVIDNLLFVSVSVAFMIGISPQLTLVMIPCFALYYLFGPYFERKASRYGKQNAQRRMVYQQRVYESISGLREFRAFGSQDWDMERTIGSHREWSKIYLLAGTFGFARGSFRRITFYAGAIGTFVLGYYILQWGLISIGGFVAFTLLYLNAMFRLTVLVTQLTEQRMLVYQIQPIYNFIREPILIDEPADPVTLPSVNGSLSFRNVHFGYPDLPPVIRGFTLDIQAGERVAFIGTSGGGKSTMFKLIGRFYDPTDGEIRLDGVPIRNLSLSQLRESVGYVFQETYLFGASVKENIRFGKPDATDEEIIEAAKAAYAHDFIVQLPGGYDTLVGERGLKLSGGQKQRVAIARMFIKQPAIVLLDEATSSLDNVSEGEVQKALDTTLLGRTTIAIAHRLSTVKHFDRIVVIHEGQVAETGSYDELFSRKGLLYDLVMGETAGREKEVLNEIY from the coding sequence ATGGAGAAAAGGAAACAGAAAGCAGATTCCAACGGAAGGGACAGCAGCCCGCCAAGCGGCAATTCCTCCTGGGCTTCCTACCGTTGGGTTCTGTCTTTTTTGAAGCCCTATAAGGGTAAGATATCGCTGTTGTTTTTGACCGGGGCAGTCGCAGTAGCCGGCGAAACCGCCGCACCCAAGATGATTCAATTCATCATCGATGAGATTATGCCAAACCGCAATATGCATTTATTTATGCTAATGCTGATCGTTCTCCTAGGTATGAATATCATCATGATGGCAGCTAAAATGGCGCGAAACCTCCTGCAGCGGATACTGGGGGAGAGCGCTTCGCGAGACGTACAGCATGCGATCTTCACTCATTTGCGCCGGCTTGGCTTCGCTTATTATGAACGGCATCCGGCTGGCGAAAGTTTATCTATGATGAATACCGAGCTCCTCAGCGTGATGCAAATTTACCGAATGTATTTGCCCGGCGTCATTGACAACCTGCTGTTCGTTTCCGTTTCCGTCGCCTTCATGATCGGCATCAGTCCGCAGTTAACGCTCGTCATGATTCCCTGCTTCGCGCTTTATTACTTATTCGGACCTTATTTCGAACGAAAGGCATCCCGTTACGGGAAACAAAACGCGCAGCGTCGAATGGTCTATCAGCAGCGGGTTTACGAGAGCATCTCCGGTCTGCGCGAGTTTCGCGCCTTCGGCTCCCAGGACTGGGATATGGAGAGAACAATCGGATCACATCGCGAATGGTCGAAAATCTATCTGCTTGCCGGCACGTTCGGCTTCGCCCGCGGGAGCTTCCGCCGCATTACGTTCTATGCAGGGGCAATCGGTACGTTCGTTCTTGGCTATTATATACTTCAGTGGGGCTTGATCAGCATCGGAGGCTTCGTCGCCTTCACTTTGTTGTACTTGAACGCCATGTTCCGCCTGACGGTACTGGTTACTCAGCTGACGGAACAGCGAATGCTCGTTTATCAAATTCAGCCGATTTACAATTTCATCCGGGAGCCTATACTCATTGACGAGCCTGCAGACCCGGTCACGCTGCCCTCAGTGAACGGATCGCTGTCATTTCGGAACGTCCACTTCGGGTATCCCGACCTTCCTCCTGTCATCCGCGGTTTTACACTTGATATACAGGCAGGCGAGCGCGTCGCGTTCATCGGCACAAGCGGAGGCGGCAAATCGACGATGTTTAAACTCATCGGCCGGTTCTATGACCCGACGGACGGCGAGATACGGCTCGATGGCGTTCCAATCCGGAATTTATCACTGTCGCAGCTTCGGGAATCGGTCGGCTATGTGTTTCAGGAGACCTACTTGTTCGGTGCAAGCGTTAAAGAAAACATCAGGTTCGGCAAACCGGACGCAACCGATGAAGAAATTATCGAAGCCGCCAAGGCCGCCTACGCTCATGACTTTATTGTTCAGCTGCCGGGCGGCTACGACACACTTGTGGGCGAGCGCGGTCTTAAGCTTTCCGGCGGCCAAAAGCAGCGCGTTGCCATCGCCCGAATGTTCATTAAACAGCCCGCTATCGTCCTGCTTGATGAAGCCACCTCCTCCCTTGACAATGTCAGTGAAGGTGAAGTACAGAAAGCGCTTGACACCACACTGCTGGGAAGAACGACGATCGCAATCGCCCACCGGCTGTCCACGGTGAAGCATTTCGATCGAATTGTCGTTATTCATGAAGGTCAAGTCGCGGAAACGGGTAGTTACGATGAGCTTTTCTCAAGAAAAGGGCTTCTCTATGATCTTGTCATGGGTGAAACGGCCGGCCGGGAAAAAGAGGTGCTGAATGAAATATATTAA
- a CDS encoding DUF2515 family protein, whose product MDLNQSGNGRQHFVDKLVAGVIKLFKLPAQTIQLISAKREARTASARFARTAHAPQLKAESVHCIFEAWPRLKEQVTAGGGLTDEKVIGDETQRNLFYRIKIETEHANRNNVTRTEAYRAVYFRCPELHWALFAHVISRNGGWNMTDLQGELLPRILSPKQIEANFELLERANALIFSDAYPQLLLYEAGKKAGRDYSHLLPQFGVSRFMVQVWAQFWRKKESPLLTTALIVNEQHFIEARIVRNSHYKRNVLDQPEFQLQAILQTNAVFMPYSATVTGEMKLAGLVLEDFSSLEERIEFGKRLYALLYGVPEVYEGVLAFVRAVQHSGSRADYAPHLFTAERKPGDNRRRKSYKQRLRGCSLIGGARPLYSPKLAEAWSDVLFEPAEPGDWVDWADDVQHFFRDLPLPPVFEITNEYCLGINKIELAVLAAEGIADKK is encoded by the coding sequence ATGGATTTGAACCAATCGGGAAACGGGAGACAGCATTTTGTCGACAAGCTGGTTGCGGGCGTAATCAAACTCTTCAAGCTTCCGGCGCAGACCATTCAACTGATTTCTGCGAAAAGAGAAGCCCGGACGGCTTCGGCACGGTTTGCCCGTACCGCCCATGCTCCGCAGCTGAAAGCGGAATCGGTTCACTGCATATTTGAAGCATGGCCCAGGCTGAAGGAGCAAGTAACAGCAGGGGGCGGACTTACAGATGAGAAGGTGATTGGCGATGAAACGCAACGCAACCTGTTTTATCGAATCAAAATTGAAACCGAGCATGCAAATCGCAATAATGTGACACGGACCGAGGCGTACCGTGCCGTTTATTTTCGCTGTCCTGAGCTGCATTGGGCGCTCTTTGCCCATGTCATCTCCCGAAATGGCGGCTGGAATATGACCGATCTGCAGGGGGAGCTGCTGCCGCGCATATTATCTCCGAAGCAGATTGAAGCTAACTTTGAGCTGCTGGAAAGAGCGAATGCACTTATTTTCTCCGATGCTTACCCGCAGCTTCTGCTCTATGAAGCGGGAAAAAAAGCGGGGCGGGACTACTCGCATCTGCTGCCGCAGTTTGGCGTTTCACGGTTTATGGTTCAGGTATGGGCTCAATTCTGGCGGAAGAAGGAATCACCTCTGCTCACGACCGCTCTGATCGTGAACGAGCAGCATTTCATCGAAGCCCGTATTGTGCGAAACTCCCATTATAAACGGAATGTGCTGGATCAGCCCGAATTTCAGCTTCAGGCAATACTCCAGACCAATGCGGTATTTATGCCTTACAGTGCCACGGTTACCGGAGAGATGAAGCTGGCGGGGCTCGTTTTGGAGGATTTCAGCAGCCTGGAGGAGCGCATCGAGTTTGGGAAGCGGTTATATGCGCTATTGTACGGTGTGCCTGAGGTTTATGAAGGTGTGCTGGCATTCGTGCGCGCCGTTCAGCATTCAGGCTCGCGAGCCGATTACGCTCCGCATCTGTTCACGGCTGAGCGCAAGCCCGGCGATAATCGTCGGCGCAAGAGCTACAAGCAGAGGCTTAGGGGCTGCAGCTTGATAGGGGGGGCCAGGCCCCTCTACAGTCCAAAGCTTGCCGAAGCATGGTCGGATGTTCTGTTCGAGCCCGCCGAACCCGGTGATTGGGTTGATTGGGCGGATGACGTGCAGCACTTTTTCCGGGATCTTCCACTTCCACCGGTGTTTGAAATAACAAACGAGTATTGTCTCGGTATAAACAAGATTGAACTGGCCGTCTTGGCGGCCGAAGGAATTGCGGATAAGAAGTAG
- a CDS encoding MerR family transcriptional regulator, producing MPLFIHEAAKWLGTTPRAIRFYEEKGLLAPSKSPDNGYRFYNADDLKQLRFIIALRELGLPISAVRDLIGEADAFLGSDSNHATTGSGNRVLGKLDEARQSIYRDWTRLSQALKALDTVMAGWFEKQQPTLDELEEAAGHVRESAALLESWRDRWDYDLLASNYREQAVLHALYPVVSERLYEIVHETILEWIDPQTGERGLDLGAGTGRLTAKLAGSGAALAAVEQSAEMLCMLRGQLSHVEAKQGNLLALPFQEAVFHFASCAFAFHCLDERQQQLAIKEIDRILLPEGRICLAGAVFSEEANEEDTGFSVAAPGYPIDTRKLVAFLESQGYEAFVPELAPSLWIVFARKKSA from the coding sequence TTGCCGCTATTCATTCATGAAGCTGCGAAATGGCTTGGGACGACACCCCGGGCCATTCGTTTTTACGAGGAGAAAGGATTGCTGGCGCCGTCCAAATCGCCTGATAACGGCTATCGCTTTTATAACGCGGATGATCTGAAGCAGCTTCGCTTCATTATTGCGCTGCGGGAGCTCGGGCTGCCGATTTCCGCAGTTCGCGATTTAATCGGTGAAGCAGATGCATTCTTGGGTTCAGATTCGAATCATGCGACGACGGGCAGCGGCAACCGGGTGCTGGGCAAGCTCGATGAGGCGCGGCAATCGATTTACCGCGATTGGACGAGATTGTCGCAAGCATTGAAAGCACTTGATACGGTAATGGCAGGCTGGTTCGAGAAACAACAGCCCACGCTGGACGAATTAGAGGAAGCGGCGGGACATGTCCGCGAATCGGCAGCGCTTCTTGAATCGTGGCGCGACCGCTGGGACTATGACCTTCTCGCCTCCAACTACCGCGAGCAAGCCGTCCTTCATGCGCTTTATCCAGTCGTCAGCGAACGGTTGTATGAAATCGTGCATGAGACCATTCTGGAGTGGATCGATCCGCAAACCGGTGAACGGGGTCTGGACCTCGGAGCTGGAACCGGACGCTTGACCGCAAAGCTGGCGGGCTCGGGTGCGGCTTTGGCTGCCGTTGAACAATCAGCGGAAATGCTGTGCATGCTGCGCGGACAGCTTTCCCATGTCGAAGCCAAGCAGGGCAATCTTCTGGCCCTCCCCTTCCAGGAAGCCGTATTTCATTTCGCTTCATGCGCATTCGCTTTCCACTGCCTCGATGAGCGTCAGCAGCAGCTGGCGATCAAGGAAATCGACCGTATTTTGCTGCCGGAAGGCAGAATATGTCTGGCGGGAGCGGTATTTTCCGAGGAAGCAAACGAAGAAGATACAGGGTTTTCTGTCGCCGCACCAGGGTATCCAATTGATACCCGTAAGCTGGTTGCATTTCTTGAATCACAAGGCTATGAGGCTTTTGTCCCTGAGCTTGCTCCCTCCCTTTGGATTGTTTTCGCCCGTAAAAAGTCCGCCTAG
- the mtnB gene encoding methylthioribulose 1-phosphate dehydratase encodes MRFAGIALEDKQRVLAELSEVKSLFASRGWFPGTSGNLSIRVGEFEPDNFDFAITASGKDKSLSTPEDFLFVNQGGQPSEPTKLKPSAETLIHCEIYRMTGCGAIFHVHTVFNNVVSELFWNRKSIPVEGVELIKAFNIWDEEAHIDIPVVSNYAHIPSIVPEVTQRLDPRIPGIVLRKHGIYAWGANAFEAKRHLEAFEFLFEYVYRSELLKQRSGV; translated from the coding sequence ATGAGGTTTGCAGGCATCGCTTTAGAAGATAAACAACGTGTCCTGGCCGAGCTTAGCGAGGTCAAGAGCCTCTTTGCCTCCCGCGGGTGGTTTCCGGGTACCAGCGGAAATCTGTCGATACGGGTCGGCGAATTTGAGCCGGATAATTTCGATTTTGCAATTACGGCAAGCGGCAAAGATAAATCATTATCGACGCCGGAGGACTTCCTGTTCGTCAATCAGGGAGGCCAACCAAGCGAACCGACCAAGCTGAAGCCTTCCGCCGAGACGCTGATTCACTGTGAGATCTATCGGATGACAGGCTGCGGCGCTATATTTCATGTCCATACTGTGTTTAATAATGTTGTCTCGGAGCTGTTCTGGAATCGCAAATCGATTCCGGTTGAAGGCGTCGAGCTTATTAAGGCATTCAACATATGGGACGAAGAGGCGCATATCGATATTCCGGTGGTTTCCAACTACGCCCATATTCCAAGTATCGTCCCTGAAGTAACCCAAAGGCTTGATCCGCGTATTCCCGGCATTGTGCTCCGCAAGCACGGCATTTACGCCTGGGGGGCAAATGCATTTGAGGCCAAACGTCATCTGGAAGCGTTCGAGTTTTTGTTCGAATATGTTTATCGCTCAGAGCTGCTCAAACAGCGCTCAGGCGTTTAG
- a CDS encoding 2-hydroxy-3-keto-5-methylthiopentenyl-1-phosphate phosphatase has translation MSEAQPHSGTAGTKRRVIFCDFDGTITENDNIVAIIRHFDPPGWETIVDDIVSQRKAIREGVGELFRLLPTSRKTEVIDYAIGNARIRSGFAELLDYARANDIDFYVTSGGIDFFVYPLLAPFSIPESHIYCNGSDFTGERIEIKWPHPCDDNCSNDCGMCKTTIIRRFPAEAYTRILIGDSVTDFEGAKLADLVFARSHLIRKCEELGLPYYEYETFHDVLTILKQEEESIPS, from the coding sequence ATGAGTGAAGCACAACCGCATAGTGGGACAGCAGGTACGAAACGGCGCGTCATTTTTTGCGATTTTGACGGCACTATTACGGAGAACGACAATATCGTCGCAATCATTCGCCACTTCGATCCGCCGGGCTGGGAAACGATTGTGGACGATATCGTAAGCCAGCGCAAGGCGATCAGGGAAGGTGTCGGGGAGCTGTTCCGGCTTCTTCCGACTTCGAGGAAAACGGAAGTGATCGATTATGCGATCGGGAACGCCCGTATCCGAAGCGGCTTTGCAGAGCTGCTCGACTACGCCCGGGCGAACGACATCGATTTCTATGTAACAAGCGGTGGGATCGACTTTTTCGTCTATCCACTACTTGCGCCTTTCAGCATTCCGGAGAGCCATATATACTGCAACGGCAGCGATTTCACCGGCGAGCGAATTGAAATCAAGTGGCCGCATCCCTGCGACGACAATTGCAGTAACGATTGCGGGATGTGCAAGACGACCATCATCCGGCGCTTCCCCGCTGAAGCTTATACGCGAATTCTGATCGGGGACAGTGTGACAGATTTCGAAGGCGCGAAGCTCGCCGATCTTGTGTTCGCCCGATCTCATTTGATCCGCAAATGCGAAGAGCTCGGACTTCCCTATTACGAATACGAGACGTTTCATGACGTCCTAACGATCTTGAAGCAAGAGGAGGAATCGATTCCGTCATGA
- a CDS encoding 2,3-diketo-5-methylthiopentyl-1-phosphate enolase has product MTGSACIATYRCYDDKADFHKKAQGIAVGLTVGSWTDLPEARKAEMEKHLGRVVSVTVHEPENAAPGERYADLQIAYPDVNFSRDIPALLVTVFGKLSMDGRIKLLDIDFSSSFASAFPGPKFGIAGVRKQLGIERRPLLMSIFKSVIGHDLANLREQFYRQALGGVDLVKDDEILFENPLTPLERRVEICMEAARLAEAETGQKLLYAVNLSGPTSQLAHNAKKAINAGANALLFNVLAYGYDVLHELSSDPDISVPIAAHPAMAGAFYPSPHYGIAAPLLLGKLMRLSGADLVLFPSPYGSVVMPKEENLAVQAALIDPALPVHTSFPVPSAGIHPGLVPLIIRDFGQDVVVNAGGGIHGHPLGTAAGGQAFRQAIEAALAGISLPDAAAQPGSEALKAALDSWGYKE; this is encoded by the coding sequence ATGACAGGCTCAGCATGTATCGCCACTTACCGGTGCTACGACGACAAAGCCGATTTTCATAAAAAAGCGCAAGGCATAGCCGTAGGGTTAACCGTCGGGAGCTGGACGGACCTGCCGGAAGCCCGGAAAGCGGAGATGGAAAAGCATCTCGGACGGGTCGTCTCCGTAACGGTGCACGAGCCGGAAAACGCAGCGCCCGGCGAACGCTATGCGGATCTGCAAATCGCCTATCCGGATGTCAACTTCAGCCGCGATATCCCCGCCCTGCTCGTAACCGTCTTCGGCAAATTGTCGATGGACGGACGAATCAAGCTGCTTGACATCGATTTCTCGTCTTCGTTTGCTTCGGCGTTTCCCGGTCCGAAATTCGGTATCGCCGGCGTGCGCAAGCAACTGGGAATCGAGCGTCGGCCGCTGCTTATGAGTATCTTCAAATCTGTAATCGGTCACGATCTCGCGAACCTGCGCGAACAGTTTTATCGGCAGGCTCTAGGCGGGGTTGACCTGGTTAAGGACGACGAGATATTGTTCGAGAACCCGCTGACTCCGCTGGAGAGACGGGTTGAGATCTGTATGGAAGCCGCGCGGCTGGCGGAAGCCGAAACAGGTCAGAAGCTTCTCTACGCTGTAAATTTGTCCGGCCCTACCTCCCAGCTTGCACACAATGCGAAGAAGGCCATCAACGCCGGCGCAAACGCGCTGCTGTTCAATGTGCTCGCTTACGGCTACGATGTGCTGCACGAGCTGAGCAGCGACCCGGATATCTCTGTACCGATCGCGGCTCATCCGGCAATGGCGGGAGCATTTTATCCGTCACCGCATTACGGCATCGCCGCACCTTTACTGCTCGGCAAGCTGATGCGTCTCTCCGGAGCTGACCTTGTTCTCTTCCCGTCGCCTTACGGCTCCGTCGTCATGCCCAAGGAAGAGAATCTGGCGGTACAGGCAGCCCTGATAGATCCGGCGCTTCCGGTACATACAAGCTTTCCGGTGCCGTCCGCCGGCATACACCCCGGGCTTGTTCCGCTTATTATCCGTGACTTCGGTCAGGATGTGGTTGTGAATGCCGGAGGCGGGATTCACGGTCACCCTCTTGGAACCGCAGCCGGCGGCCAAGCCTTCCGCCAAGCGATCGAAGCAGCCCTCGCAGGCATTTCACTGCCTGATGCAGCTGCACAGCCGGGCAGCGAAGCGCTCAAAGCGGCCCTTGACAGCTGGGGGTATAAGGAATGA
- the proC gene encoding pyrroline-5-carboxylate reductase: MTLLSSSGVIPEIASLRLCFYGAGSMAEAIVRGLLDRGLTSPERISIMNRKNAVRLHDLSARYGVQAAADDERKTAMLREADIVFLMMKPKDAAAALKQLRGVLTSNQLIVSVIAGLSIRTIEALLGQPMNIVRTMPNTSSTIGLGATGISFSPTVSNGQRLLAETMFQSIGLTAVVDEPLLDAVTGVSGSGPAYVYYLMEAMIEAGRSLGLTEEAALDLTVQTVLGAAHMVKATNENPADLRRKVTSPNGTTQAAIHTLDAHSFSQGVVRAIGRAAERAGEMGAEIERSANS, translated from the coding sequence ATGACGCTACTTTCTTCTTCCGGCGTAATACCGGAAATCGCCTCGCTTCGCCTCTGCTTCTACGGAGCGGGTTCTATGGCCGAAGCGATTGTGCGCGGCCTTCTCGACCGCGGGCTTACTTCACCGGAGCGAATCAGCATAATGAACCGGAAGAATGCGGTGCGGCTTCACGATTTGTCCGCCCGGTACGGAGTTCAAGCCGCAGCCGACGACGAAAGAAAGACGGCAATGCTGCGCGAAGCGGATATTGTGTTTCTGATGATGAAGCCAAAGGATGCGGCTGCAGCGCTCAAGCAGCTTCGCGGCGTTCTGACGTCTAACCAGCTTATTGTATCCGTTATAGCAGGCCTGTCGATCCGCACGATCGAAGCGCTGCTCGGCCAGCCGATGAATATTGTCCGGACAATGCCCAATACTTCAAGCACGATCGGCCTGGGCGCGACGGGCATCAGCTTCTCCCCAACCGTATCGAATGGACAGAGGCTGCTTGCCGAAACCATGTTTCAATCCATCGGCTTGACTGCTGTCGTCGATGAACCGCTGCTGGATGCCGTGACCGGCGTTTCTGGCAGCGGACCTGCGTATGTATATTATTTGATGGAAGCGATGATTGAGGCCGGCCGCTCTCTTGGACTGACCGAAGAGGCAGCCCTGGACTTGACGGTGCAGACAGTACTTGGTGCCGCCCATATGGTGAAGGCGACCAACGAAAATCCCGCAGATTTGCGGCGCAAGGTAACCTCCCCGAACGGTACGACTCAAGCGGCGATTCATACGCTTGATGCCCACAGCTTCTCGCAAGGGGTTGTCCGCGCAATTGGACGCGCCGCGGAGCGCGCAGGCGAGATGGGGGCTGAAATTGAAAGGAGTGCGAATTCATGA